One stretch of Amycolatopsis sp. NBC_00345 DNA includes these proteins:
- a CDS encoding TIGR03620 family F420-dependent LLM class oxidoreductase: protein MTIELGAYGIWQPAALTTPAMAVEIEALGFTTLWAAGPPVDLAGIGELLEATSSLVVGSSILNIWQGDPAVAAAAYQRITQRFPGRFWLGIGVGHPEQTSEFTKPLAALKQYLDVLDTGGVPVGGRAIAALGPKMLELTAARSGGALPYLVTPEHTRLARTALGPGSVLAPEQKVVLDTDPERARATGRPRIKHPYLGLTNYTNNLRRLGFTDDDLSGDGSDRLIDALVAHGDAPTIARWLAEHKTAGADHVAIQVITTRHAAHPDLPDVELQVYDDEVVSVYRELAAALF from the coding sequence ATGACCATTGAACTCGGCGCGTACGGCATCTGGCAGCCCGCGGCGTTGACCACCCCGGCCATGGCTGTGGAGATCGAGGCTCTCGGCTTCACCACCCTGTGGGCAGCGGGCCCGCCGGTCGACCTCGCGGGCATCGGCGAACTCCTCGAGGCGACGTCCTCACTGGTGGTCGGCAGCAGCATCCTCAACATCTGGCAGGGCGACCCGGCCGTCGCCGCGGCCGCGTACCAGCGGATCACCCAGCGGTTCCCGGGCCGGTTCTGGCTCGGTATCGGGGTGGGCCACCCCGAGCAGACGTCGGAGTTCACGAAGCCGCTGGCGGCGCTGAAGCAGTACCTCGACGTCCTGGACACGGGCGGCGTGCCCGTCGGGGGGCGGGCGATCGCCGCGCTGGGACCGAAGATGCTGGAGCTGACGGCCGCACGCTCGGGCGGCGCGTTGCCGTACCTCGTGACGCCGGAGCACACCCGGCTCGCGCGCACCGCGCTGGGACCCGGCTCGGTGCTGGCGCCTGAGCAGAAGGTCGTGCTGGACACCGACCCGGAGCGGGCGCGCGCGACGGGCCGGCCGCGGATCAAGCACCCGTACCTGGGCCTGACGAACTACACGAACAACCTCCGCCGCCTGGGCTTCACCGACGACGACCTGTCCGGCGACGGCAGCGACCGCCTGATCGACGCCCTCGTCGCCCACGGCGACGCCCCCACGATCGCCCGCTGGCTCGCCGAACACAAAACCGCCGGCGCCGACCACGTGGCGATCCAGGTCATCACCACCCGGCACGCCGCACACCCCGACCTGCCGGACGTCGAACTCCAGGTTTACGACGACGAGGTGGTTTCTGTTTACCGGGAACTGGCTGCGGCGCTGTTCTGA
- a CDS encoding hotdog fold domain-containing protein, translated as MGSSPTYALWRRLVAKPGGKQLFSAAMCLRVPYFGTVLPSVRELRPGHCSVTAPKWWGVHNHIHTFHAIAACNLAEIAMGMLAEATVPPSHRWLPKGMSVEYLAKAETGLRAIAELPQLPEFGEDGFDLPVPVTIIDARGRTVVTATITIWVTPKKR; from the coding sequence ATGGGCTCGAGCCCGACGTACGCGCTGTGGCGCCGGCTGGTCGCCAAACCCGGCGGTAAGCAGCTGTTTTCCGCCGCGATGTGCCTCCGCGTGCCCTACTTCGGGACGGTGCTGCCGTCCGTCCGGGAGCTGCGTCCCGGCCACTGTTCGGTGACCGCGCCGAAGTGGTGGGGTGTCCACAACCACATTCACACCTTCCACGCGATCGCCGCCTGCAACCTCGCGGAGATCGCGATGGGCATGCTCGCGGAGGCCACCGTGCCGCCTTCGCACCGCTGGCTGCCGAAGGGGATGAGCGTCGAGTACCTGGCCAAGGCGGAGACCGGCCTGCGCGCCATCGCCGAACTGCCGCAGCTCCCGGAGTTCGGCGAAGACGGCTTCGACCTGCCCGTGCCGGTGACGATCATCGACGCGCGCGGCCGGACCGTGGTGACGGCCACGATCACGATCTGGGTGACGCCCAAGAAGCGTTAA
- a CDS encoding ABC transporter permease, with amino-acid sequence MGGFFGELGRYLASANNRGEILGDLGEHIYLALVPLVIGIVLAILLGWVGHQWQPVRSVLLVLSNLLYTIPSLALFVVIPGIIGSKILDSINVIVALTIYTTALLVRPVLDALDAVPPHIIAAATAIGYRAPRRFLGVELPLSVPVLAAGVRVASVSNISLVSVGALIGTGGLGVLFTDGFQRTYFSPIVVGIVLTLLLALVVDVLLVLLRNLLTPWERAGKAPAVEVTAG; translated from the coding sequence ATGGGCGGCTTCTTCGGCGAGCTGGGCCGGTACCTGGCCAGCGCCAACAACCGCGGCGAGATCCTCGGCGACCTCGGCGAGCACATCTACCTCGCGCTGGTGCCGCTGGTGATCGGCATCGTGCTGGCCATCCTGCTCGGCTGGGTCGGGCACCAGTGGCAGCCGGTGCGCAGCGTGCTGCTGGTGCTGTCGAACCTGCTGTACACGATCCCGTCGCTCGCGCTGTTCGTGGTGATCCCGGGCATCATCGGCTCGAAGATCCTGGACAGCATCAACGTCATCGTCGCGCTGACCATCTACACCACGGCGCTGCTGGTGCGCCCGGTCCTTGACGCGCTGGACGCGGTGCCGCCGCACATCATCGCGGCCGCCACGGCGATCGGCTACCGCGCGCCGCGCCGGTTCCTCGGCGTCGAGCTGCCGCTTTCCGTGCCGGTGCTGGCCGCCGGGGTGCGGGTGGCGTCGGTGAGCAACATCAGCCTGGTCAGCGTCGGCGCGCTGATCGGCACCGGCGGCCTCGGCGTGCTGTTCACCGACGGCTTCCAGCGCACGTACTTCTCGCCGATCGTGGTGGGCATCGTGCTGACGCTGCTGCTGGCGCTGGTCGTCGACGTTCTGCTGGTGCTGCTGCGAAATCTCCTCACACCCTGGGAACGCGCGGGCAAGGCGCCCGCCGTGGAGGTGACGGCCGGATGA
- a CDS encoding ATP-binding protein, whose translation MQATERLDCGHPSGQIAGNPAARLHHRRLSRHNAGMSTPHSNPLLTRRAQAIVSAAMADTRVILVNGARQAGKSTLAGLIAGHSSVEVRNLDRPQDLQAAQTDPSGFVDFDHLMVIDEIQRAPELFLAIKATVDADPRPGRFLLTGSSQVLALRGLPDTLPGRSETVELWPLSQGEIDGTADAFVDAAFALGPDLHHHSAIARSEYAERAVRGGFPEAVHRTDPRRRARFFESYLADLINRDIRQLGEIERLAQLRAMLRLIAARNAGLLVPASLSNDVGLNYHTVQRYLGLLEEIFLIKRIPAWSRNISARAVDNPKVAFVDTGIVANLLQADPQSLLRPGGEFGPLLEGFVTMELARQLTWSDTRAELYHYRTKDKVEVDVVLENARGHVIAIEVKAATTVTAKDFRGLRHLEERLGEDFLAGYVLHTGPETLPFGPKLRAVPISALWQVS comes from the coding sequence TTGCAGGCAACCGAGCGGCTAGATTGCGGACACCCCAGCGGCCAGATTGCAGGCAACCCAGCGGCCAGATTGCATCACAGGCGCTTAAGCAGGCATAATGCAGGCATGTCGACGCCCCATTCGAACCCGCTTCTCACTCGGCGGGCTCAAGCGATCGTCTCAGCGGCGATGGCCGACACTCGGGTGATCTTGGTCAACGGCGCCCGCCAGGCGGGCAAGAGCACGCTGGCCGGGTTGATCGCCGGCCACTCCTCGGTCGAAGTGCGGAATCTCGACCGGCCGCAGGACCTCCAGGCGGCACAGACCGACCCCAGTGGCTTCGTCGATTTCGACCATCTCATGGTGATCGATGAGATCCAGCGCGCGCCGGAGCTGTTCCTGGCGATCAAGGCGACCGTCGACGCCGATCCCCGGCCCGGAAGGTTCCTGCTCACCGGCTCCTCGCAGGTGCTCGCGCTCCGCGGGCTGCCGGACACCCTGCCGGGCCGCAGCGAGACCGTCGAACTCTGGCCGCTCTCGCAGGGCGAGATCGACGGCACGGCCGATGCGTTCGTCGACGCGGCGTTCGCACTCGGTCCCGATCTTCACCACCACTCGGCCATCGCACGGTCCGAGTACGCGGAACGCGCCGTCCGTGGCGGCTTTCCCGAAGCAGTGCACCGGACGGATCCCCGCCGTCGCGCGCGCTTCTTCGAGTCCTATTTGGCCGATCTGATCAACCGGGACATCCGGCAGCTGGGCGAGATCGAACGTCTCGCCCAGCTACGGGCCATGCTCAGACTGATCGCCGCGCGCAACGCGGGGCTGCTGGTACCAGCCTCGCTCAGCAACGACGTCGGCCTCAACTACCACACCGTTCAGCGCTATCTCGGCCTGCTGGAAGAGATCTTCCTGATCAAGCGGATCCCAGCGTGGTCGCGCAACATCAGCGCGCGAGCCGTCGACAACCCGAAAGTCGCCTTCGTGGACACGGGAATCGTGGCGAACCTGCTGCAGGCCGACCCGCAGTCACTCCTTCGTCCCGGCGGCGAGTTCGGCCCGCTGCTCGAAGGATTCGTGACGATGGAGCTGGCCCGGCAGCTGACCTGGTCCGACACGCGCGCCGAGCTGTACCACTACCGCACCAAGGACAAGGTGGAAGTCGATGTGGTGCTCGAAAACGCGCGTGGCCACGTGATCGCTATCGAGGTGAAGGCGGCGACGACGGTGACCGCGAAGGACTTCCGCGGCCTCCGCCATCTGGAGGAGCGACTCGGTGAGGACTTCCTCGCCGGATACGTGCTCCACACCGGGCCGGAAACCCTGCCGTTCGGCCCGAAACTGCGCGCGGTGCCGATCAGCGCGCTGTGGCAGGTCTCCTGA
- a CDS encoding ABC transporter permease: MIGDVFGWFTTAANWQGPDGIGAQLLAHIGYVLLALVIALVIAVPLGLYVGHTGRGSVVLVGAGNAIRALPTLGLVTFLFLLFTDSKLAAVIGLVVLAIPPILAGTYAGLLAAEHDVVDAAEGIGMTGWQQLWQVELPIALPLVLGGIRNAVMQLIATAAVAAYVGLGGLGRFLLDGLAILDYTEVVAGAILTALLAIVFDLVLSAVQRALVPKGVRLAAQATSGRAAAAGGVA; the protein is encoded by the coding sequence ATGATCGGCGACGTCTTCGGCTGGTTCACCACCGCCGCGAACTGGCAGGGCCCGGACGGCATCGGCGCCCAGCTTCTCGCGCACATCGGCTACGTGCTGCTGGCGCTGGTGATCGCGCTGGTCATCGCCGTGCCGCTGGGCCTGTACGTGGGGCACACCGGCCGCGGCTCCGTCGTCCTCGTCGGCGCGGGCAACGCGATCCGCGCGCTGCCGACGCTGGGCCTGGTGACCTTCCTGTTCCTGCTGTTCACCGACAGCAAGCTGGCGGCGGTGATCGGGCTGGTGGTGCTGGCGATCCCGCCGATCCTCGCCGGCACGTACGCTGGGCTGCTGGCGGCCGAGCACGACGTGGTCGACGCCGCGGAGGGCATCGGCATGACCGGCTGGCAGCAGCTGTGGCAGGTCGAGCTGCCGATCGCCCTGCCGCTGGTGCTGGGCGGGATCCGCAACGCCGTGATGCAGTTGATCGCGACGGCCGCCGTCGCCGCGTACGTCGGGCTCGGCGGTCTTGGCCGGTTCCTGCTCGACGGGCTGGCGATCCTCGACTACACCGAGGTGGTCGCCGGCGCGATCCTGACCGCGTTGCTGGCCATCGTGTTCGACCTCGTCCTCTCCGCGGTCCAGCGGGCGCTGGTCCCGAAGGGGGTCCGGCTCGCCGCGCAGGCGACGTCCGGCCGGGCCGCGGCCGCCGGAGGTGTGGCGTGA
- a CDS encoding GMC oxidoreductase: protein MPALTRRRFLGLAALNTAAAFGLTSISAATARGATVAPLPDYAPAIVIGTGYGAAATALRLGEAGVSTLMLEMGQLWNEPGPDGKVFCQMLNPDQRSMWFKNRTQAPLASFLWLDVANHDIKPYAGVLDRVNFGDMSVYLGRGVGGGSLVNGAMAVTPKRSYFEEILPRVDADEMYGKYFPRANTGLGMNQIDPQWFETCKSYQFARVSRKAAQKAGFSTTFVPSVYDFDYMKQEEAGTVPRSALASEVIYGNNYGKRSLDKTYLAAALGTGHVTIQTMHEVREIIHQPDGTYTLAVREIDVLGNVLSTKHISTKYLFLGAGSLGSTELLLRARETGRLPALAEEVGQGWGTNGNVMLGRANHIWDTTGSLQSGMPSLGIDNWNDPVHPVFAEIAPVPAGLETWVSLYLAITKNPERGHFTYDPVTDSAKLQWTSAQGQPSIDAAKSLFDKINSANATIYRYDLFGDTRPFENRFTYHPLGGLVLGQATDDYGRVKGYQNLYVTDGSLIPGSTGVNPFVTITALAERNIERVLAEDVVR from the coding sequence ATGCCAGCCCTGACGCGCCGCCGATTCCTCGGCCTCGCCGCGCTGAACACCGCCGCGGCCTTCGGTCTGACCAGCATCTCCGCGGCCACCGCGCGGGGCGCGACCGTGGCCCCGCTCCCGGATTACGCACCCGCGATCGTGATCGGGACCGGGTACGGGGCCGCCGCCACGGCGTTGCGGCTCGGCGAGGCCGGCGTTTCCACGCTGATGCTCGAGATGGGGCAGCTGTGGAACGAGCCCGGCCCGGACGGCAAGGTCTTCTGCCAGATGCTCAACCCCGACCAGCGCTCGATGTGGTTCAAGAACCGCACGCAGGCGCCGCTCGCGTCGTTCCTCTGGCTCGACGTCGCCAACCACGACATCAAGCCGTACGCCGGGGTGCTCGACCGCGTGAACTTCGGTGACATGTCGGTCTACCTCGGCCGCGGCGTCGGCGGCGGTTCGCTGGTGAACGGCGCCATGGCCGTGACGCCGAAGCGCTCGTACTTCGAGGAGATCCTGCCGCGCGTCGACGCGGACGAGATGTACGGCAAGTACTTCCCGCGCGCCAACACCGGGCTCGGGATGAACCAGATCGACCCGCAGTGGTTCGAGACCTGCAAGTCGTACCAGTTCGCGCGCGTCTCGCGGAAAGCCGCGCAGAAGGCCGGTTTCAGCACCACGTTCGTGCCCAGCGTGTACGACTTCGACTACATGAAGCAGGAGGAAGCGGGCACGGTCCCGCGGTCCGCGCTCGCGTCCGAGGTGATCTACGGCAACAACTACGGCAAGCGCTCGCTCGACAAGACCTACCTCGCCGCCGCGCTCGGCACCGGGCACGTCACGATCCAGACGATGCACGAGGTGCGCGAGATCATCCACCAGCCCGACGGCACGTACACGCTGGCCGTGCGCGAGATCGACGTGCTCGGCAATGTGCTGTCCACCAAGCACATCAGCACGAAGTACCTGTTCCTCGGCGCCGGCAGCCTCGGCTCGACGGAACTGCTGCTGCGCGCCCGCGAGACCGGCCGGCTGCCCGCGCTGGCCGAGGAGGTCGGACAGGGCTGGGGCACCAACGGCAACGTGATGCTGGGGCGGGCCAACCACATCTGGGACACCACCGGCAGCCTGCAGTCCGGCATGCCGTCGCTCGGCATCGACAACTGGAACGACCCGGTGCACCCGGTCTTCGCGGAGATCGCGCCGGTGCCGGCCGGGCTGGAGACGTGGGTCAGCCTGTACCTCGCGATCACGAAGAACCCGGAACGCGGGCACTTCACCTACGACCCGGTGACGGACTCGGCGAAGCTGCAGTGGACGTCCGCGCAGGGCCAGCCCTCGATCGACGCCGCGAAGTCGCTCTTCGACAAGATCAACTCGGCGAACGCGACGATCTACCGCTACGACCTCTTCGGCGACACCCGGCCGTTCGAGAACCGCTTCACCTACCACCCGCTCGGCGGCCTCGTGCTGGGCCAGGCGACCGACGACTACGGCCGGGTGAAGGGCTACCAGAACCTGTACGTGACCGACGGCTCGCTGATCCCGGGCAGCACCGGCGTGAACCCGTTCGTGACGATCACCGCGCTGGCCGAGCGCAACATCGAGCGCGTGCTGGCGGAGGACGTCGTTCGCTGA
- a CDS encoding bis-aminopropyl spermidine synthase family protein codes for MSALDDVLAAHGVGVRPLYQVIDLLRTGPHELADLVRLSAAPRRSVEDLLAAMAADLERSGAGVRIAPSALAAYAKYVLPRHPDPLDDAVAAHGELLTELTARIAAVPAPLAALDHVQATPETVLRRALWLNARYDLRRSRLLFLGDHDLTSLAVRALCPEADLSVVDLDERVLSYLDETSDRTITTAHTDLRVGLPPALTGHADLVFSDPPYTPEGMGLFAARAVQALREPSEGRILLAYGYSPRHPALGAQVQRSLAMLGLTFEAILPDFNRYFGAQAIGSAADLYVCQPTAKAKKSRVGKGKPAIYTHGPQSVESAGTKPALLSALHEIAAAGGLALETRPVGWSTSGPEGDAVAMDLSADPGPWLLRTLLGTNARRLALLVPNNHPDLADAVSQAALSGLIGPKYRLRFLRSTPDNRHAVVVADLADNPDEVLSRAHARLANVSLTVPPGLADLRLVDVPRHRLPELLGS; via the coding sequence GTGAGCGCTCTCGATGACGTCCTCGCCGCGCACGGTGTCGGCGTCCGCCCGCTGTACCAGGTTATCGACCTGCTGCGCACGGGTCCCCACGAGCTGGCCGACCTGGTGCGGCTCAGTGCCGCGCCCCGGCGCAGCGTGGAGGACCTGCTGGCGGCGATGGCGGCCGACTTGGAGCGTTCCGGCGCCGGTGTCCGGATCGCACCGTCCGCGCTGGCGGCGTACGCGAAATATGTGCTGCCGCGCCACCCCGACCCGCTCGACGACGCCGTGGCCGCGCACGGCGAGCTGCTCACGGAGCTGACCGCGCGGATCGCCGCCGTGCCCGCGCCGCTGGCCGCGCTGGACCACGTGCAGGCGACGCCGGAGACGGTGCTGCGCCGGGCGTTGTGGCTGAACGCGCGGTACGACCTGCGCCGCTCGCGCCTGCTGTTCCTCGGCGACCACGACCTGACGTCGCTCGCCGTCCGGGCGCTGTGTCCCGAGGCCGATCTGTCCGTGGTGGACCTCGACGAGCGGGTTCTGTCCTACTTGGACGAGACGAGCGACCGGACCATCACCACCGCGCACACCGACCTGCGCGTGGGCCTGCCGCCCGCCCTGACCGGGCACGCGGACCTGGTGTTCAGCGACCCGCCGTACACGCCGGAGGGCATGGGCCTGTTCGCCGCGCGCGCGGTGCAGGCGCTGCGCGAGCCGAGCGAGGGCAGGATCCTGCTCGCCTACGGCTACAGCCCGCGGCACCCGGCGCTGGGCGCGCAGGTGCAGCGTTCGCTGGCGATGCTGGGGCTCACGTTCGAGGCGATCCTGCCGGACTTCAACCGCTACTTCGGCGCGCAGGCCATCGGCAGCGCGGCCGACCTGTACGTCTGCCAGCCGACGGCGAAGGCCAAGAAATCCCGCGTAGGCAAGGGAAAACCGGCGATCTACACCCACGGCCCGCAGTCTGTGGAGTCGGCTGGAACGAAGCCCGCGCTCCTGTCGGCCCTGCACGAGATCGCCGCGGCCGGCGGCCTGGCCCTGGAAACCCGCCCCGTCGGCTGGTCCACGTCCGGCCCCGAGGGCGACGCGGTCGCCATGGACCTGTCCGCGGACCCCGGCCCGTGGCTGCTGCGCACCCTGCTCGGCACCAACGCCCGCCGGCTGGCCCTGCTGGTCCCGAACAACCACCCGGACCTGGCCGACGCGGTGTCGCAGGCGGCACTGTCCGGCCTGATCGGCCCGAAGTACCGCCTGCGCTTCCTGCGCAGCACCCCCGACAACCGGCACGCCGTCGTGGTCGCCGACCTGGCCGACAACCCGGACGAGGTGCTGTCCCGCGCCCACGCCCGCCTGGCGAACGTCTCCCTCACCGTCCCGCCCGGCCTGGCGGACCTCCGCCTGGTCGACGTCCCCCGGCACCGGCTCCCGGAACTGCTCGGCTCCTGA
- a CDS encoding dTDP-4-dehydrorhamnose 3,5-epimerase family protein, producing MQFRSLKVHDAYAYTPRAFPDERGLFVAPLQEEAVLNTAGHPMRVAQTNHSVSKRGTIRGVHFADTPPGQAKYIYCPAGSLLDVVVDLRTGSPTYGQWDSVVLDAVDFRAMYVAEGLGHAFMALEDNTAMAYLCSEPYNPSGEHGISPLDPALGLPWPADITPIVSEKDRNAPTLAEAEAQGVLPSYEDCTAYYEKLRSAHR from the coding sequence ATGCAATTCCGCTCGCTGAAGGTTCACGACGCCTACGCGTACACCCCGCGCGCGTTTCCCGACGAGCGCGGCCTGTTCGTGGCCCCGCTCCAGGAGGAGGCCGTGCTGAACACCGCGGGGCACCCGATGCGCGTGGCCCAGACGAACCACAGCGTGTCGAAGCGGGGCACCATCCGCGGCGTGCACTTCGCCGACACCCCGCCCGGACAGGCGAAGTACATCTACTGCCCGGCGGGCTCGCTGCTCGACGTGGTCGTGGACCTGCGCACCGGCTCACCGACGTACGGCCAGTGGGACTCCGTGGTGCTCGACGCGGTGGACTTCCGCGCGATGTACGTCGCCGAGGGGCTCGGGCACGCGTTCATGGCGCTCGAGGACAACACGGCGATGGCCTACCTGTGCTCGGAGCCGTACAACCCCTCGGGCGAGCACGGGATCAGCCCGCTCGACCCGGCGCTCGGCCTGCCGTGGCCCGCGGACATCACGCCCATCGTGTCCGAAAAGGACCGCAACGCCCCGACGCTGGCCGAGGCCGAGGCGCAGGGCGTCCTGCCGTCGTACGAGGACTGCACGGCCTACTACGAGAAGCTGCGCTCCGCCCACCGCTGA
- a CDS encoding ABC transporter ATP-binding protein, giving the protein MTIEFRDVTKRYPDGTVAVDGLSLTVEDGTITVFVGPSGCGKTTSLRMINRMVEPTSGAVLLDGKDVADGDPALLRRGIGYVIQHAGLFPHRTVLDNIATVPLLSGWDKRKARARAGELLETVGLPTELGKRYPAQLSGGQQQRVGVARALAADSPVLLMDEPFSAVDPIVREGLQDELLRLQSQLGKTIVFVTHDIDEAVRLGDKVAVMRVGGKLAQYGTPSDVLRHPVDDFVASFVGKDRGYRGLSFLSANGVEVSDVALVELGGEFTGPSTGWQLVVNADKQPRGWLPPNSTVDGALTEDDLVAGGSLYVRGTPIRGALDAALSSPASLGVVVDDEHRVVGTVVARQVLEIIEATPQAS; this is encoded by the coding sequence GTGACAATCGAATTCCGTGACGTGACCAAACGGTATCCGGATGGCACGGTGGCCGTCGACGGCCTCTCCCTGACGGTCGAGGACGGCACCATCACGGTGTTCGTCGGCCCGTCCGGCTGCGGCAAGACCACGTCACTGCGGATGATCAACCGCATGGTGGAGCCGACGTCCGGCGCCGTGCTGCTCGACGGCAAGGACGTCGCCGACGGCGATCCCGCGCTGCTGCGCCGCGGCATCGGCTACGTCATCCAGCACGCCGGCCTCTTTCCACACCGGACGGTGCTGGACAACATCGCCACCGTCCCGCTGCTGTCCGGCTGGGACAAGCGCAAGGCCCGCGCCCGCGCGGGCGAGCTGCTGGAGACCGTCGGCCTGCCGACCGAGCTGGGCAAGCGGTACCCGGCGCAGCTGTCGGGCGGCCAGCAGCAGCGCGTCGGCGTCGCCAGGGCGCTCGCGGCGGACTCGCCGGTGCTGCTGATGGACGAGCCGTTCTCCGCGGTCGACCCGATCGTCCGCGAGGGGCTGCAGGACGAGCTGCTGCGGCTGCAGTCGCAGCTGGGCAAGACGATCGTGTTCGTCACCCACGACATCGACGAGGCCGTGCGGCTGGGCGACAAGGTGGCGGTGATGCGCGTCGGCGGCAAGCTCGCGCAGTACGGCACCCCGTCGGACGTGCTGCGGCACCCGGTGGACGACTTCGTCGCCTCGTTCGTCGGCAAGGACCGCGGCTACCGCGGGCTGTCCTTCCTCTCCGCCAACGGGGTCGAGGTCTCCGACGTCGCGCTGGTCGAGCTGGGCGGCGAGTTCACCGGGCCGAGCACCGGCTGGCAGCTCGTGGTGAACGCCGACAAGCAGCCACGGGGCTGGCTGCCACCGAACTCCACTGTGGACGGTGCGCTGACCGAGGACGACCTAGTCGCCGGCGGCTCGCTGTACGTGCGGGGCACGCCCATCCGCGGCGCGCTGGACGCCGCGCTTTCGTCGCCGGCCAGCCTCGGCGTGGTCGTCGACGACGAGCACCGCGTGGTCGGCACGGTCGTGGCGCGCCAGGTCCTGGAAATAATCGAGGCCACCCCGCAGGCGTCCTGA
- a CDS encoding NAD(P)-dependent malic enzyme encodes MSDQAGTSSDTKPDAAPPVTDAEIFAGHEGGKLAVAATRPITDPRDLSIAYTPGVAKVSLAIAEDATKAKRYTWADRLVVVVSDGTAVLGLGDIGASASLPVMEGKSVLFKTFGGLDSIPLVLDTTDVDEIVETLVRLRPSFGAVNLEDVSAPRCFELEDKLKEALDCPVMHDDQHGTAIVTLAALRGANLVLDRAISSERVVISGAGAAGVACARILQAAGVADVTVLDSRGIIHSGRDGLNPIKAQLAETTNKAGLRGGIAEALRGADVFLGLSCATIDPELLATMAADPIVFALSNPDPEVHPDDAARYAAIVATGRSDFPNQINNVLAFPGVFRGALDAGARAITENMKLAAADAIVAVASDDLGPDRIVPSPLDPRVAPEVAAAVAKAAEADGVTA; translated from the coding sequence ATGAGCGACCAGGCCGGCACGTCGTCGGACACCAAGCCGGACGCCGCGCCGCCGGTGACCGACGCCGAGATCTTCGCCGGGCACGAGGGCGGCAAGCTCGCCGTGGCGGCCACGCGGCCGATCACCGACCCGCGTGACCTCTCGATCGCGTACACGCCCGGCGTGGCGAAGGTCAGCCTGGCGATCGCCGAGGACGCGACCAAGGCCAAGCGGTACACCTGGGCCGACCGGCTGGTGGTGGTCGTGAGCGACGGCACCGCCGTCCTCGGGCTCGGCGACATCGGCGCGAGCGCCTCGCTGCCGGTGATGGAGGGCAAGTCGGTCCTGTTCAAGACGTTCGGCGGCCTCGACTCGATCCCGCTGGTGCTCGACACCACCGACGTCGACGAGATCGTCGAGACGCTGGTGCGGCTGCGCCCGTCGTTCGGCGCGGTGAACCTCGAGGACGTCTCGGCGCCGCGCTGCTTCGAGCTCGAGGACAAGCTCAAGGAAGCGCTCGACTGCCCGGTCATGCACGACGACCAGCACGGCACCGCGATCGTCACGCTCGCGGCGCTGCGCGGGGCGAACCTGGTGCTGGACCGCGCCATCTCGAGCGAGCGGGTGGTCATCTCGGGTGCGGGCGCGGCGGGTGTGGCCTGCGCGCGGATCCTGCAGGCGGCCGGCGTCGCCGACGTCACGGTGCTCGACTCGCGCGGCATCATCCACTCCGGCCGCGATGGGCTGAACCCGATCAAGGCGCAGCTGGCGGAGACCACGAACAAGGCCGGGCTGCGCGGCGGCATCGCCGAGGCGCTGCGCGGGGCTGACGTGTTCCTCGGCCTGTCCTGCGCGACCATCGACCCGGAGCTGCTGGCCACCATGGCGGCTGACCCGATCGTGTTCGCACTGTCCAATCCGGACCCGGAGGTGCACCCGGACGACGCCGCGCGGTACGCGGCCATCGTCGCCACCGGGCGCAGTGACTTCCCCAACCAGATCAACAACGTGCTGGCGTTCCCCGGGGTGTTCCGCGGGGCGCTGGACGCCGGCGCGCGGGCGATCACGGAGAACATGAAGCTGGCGGCCGCCGACGCGATCGTGGCCGTCGCGTCGGACGACCTCGGCCCGGACCGGATCGTGCCGAGCCCGCTCGACCCGCGGGTCGCACCCGAGGTGGCGGCGGCCGTGGCCAAGGCCGCGGAGGCGGACGGCGTCACTGCCTGA
- a CDS encoding acid phosphatase, whose product MAHRLFLLRHGQTEWSADGRHTGRTDIPLTAAGEEQARAAGGTLRTLLGGAQLVLSSPRDRAKRTAELAGLRVDEFTEDLAEWDYGDYEGITTPQIRETDPGWTVWTHASPGGENAEEVGARADKVLDRARREVENGDVVLVGHGHFSRVLVARWVGLPAPSGVHFGLDPAGIAVLGDERGEPQVEHLNLLPALEG is encoded by the coding sequence GTGGCACATCGGCTCTTCCTTCTCCGCCACGGCCAGACCGAATGGTCGGCCGACGGGCGGCACACCGGACGCACGGACATCCCGCTCACCGCGGCGGGCGAGGAACAGGCGCGCGCGGCGGGCGGCACCCTGCGCACGCTGCTGGGCGGGGCGCAACTCGTCCTGTCCAGCCCCCGCGACCGCGCGAAGCGGACGGCCGAGCTCGCCGGCCTGCGCGTCGACGAGTTCACCGAAGACCTGGCCGAGTGGGATTACGGCGACTACGAGGGCATCACCACGCCACAGATCCGCGAGACCGATCCCGGCTGGACCGTCTGGACTCACGCGAGCCCCGGCGGCGAGAACGCCGAAGAGGTGGGCGCGCGGGCCGACAAGGTCCTCGACCGCGCCCGCCGCGAGGTCGAGAACGGCGACGTCGTGCTGGTCGGGCACGGGCACTTCAGCCGCGTGCTGGTGGCGCGCTGGGTCGGCCTGCCCGCGCCGTCGGGTGTCCACTTCGGACTCGACCCGGCCGGCATCGCGGTGCTCGGCGACGAGCGCGGCGAGCCGCAGGTCGAGCACCTGAACCTGCTGCCGGCACTGGAGGGCTGA